Proteins found in one Oryza glaberrima chromosome 4, OglaRS2, whole genome shotgun sequence genomic segment:
- the LOC127769649 gene encoding uncharacterized protein LOC127769649 isoform X1: MDRGEPSLKPEWLVRGHGTVAATSLWTGTSSPRADDQGRSISSRNQSSGRDRERSSQQSISRRSSGSIGPRRHDRDGTAKSRGYASFGRSNRDRGGEKDSESRNWESRLGPPDDPLYDGFKPFSSCRPERDRLNHTRLKVDTLNQAVGESLDNGVRSVSRKVSGGVSFEREFPHLGSDDKNGKQDVGRVPSPGISTLIQSMPLGTALDGRSSVLAEVPVLSGPTNCPVPSSLLRTGSSKQMEVPNCGTALSMAETVMQAPLKISTTPQLSIDTHKIEERTMKQCILRPRTPSSNKISVSSSSDKLKSKGARAGDSNGPVKGATQLPLQLSGSFIRAPVKHELVKPTQSGSFQVLSREQNGTVNTAKESTSNPASPVLGRSYSVEPLRKPIVNQKLKGVANGLPLQLQGSFGERKSSAKDKHKFFELLRSKSLNGSCTSTVSSSTLLDEQNNSCLELFDSGVKCMEHGSSSCEEANSCEGSQQHLSDNEEINPPWEPHDVFDEGMQEVLSDNRDFNSSSEIADTQDVYMKPHTNNAGSSPSIIPAEIYDGSMGSNCSDDETVMLFEPIGTGEEESYPAQDRPSPEEMAFLVSLGWKEDEIVPPLKQEEIADCVSVSYVLLISAIIFYSLPIHNLHV, translated from the exons ATGGACCGAGGTGAGCCCTCGCTGAAGCCAGAATGGCTGGTGCGGGGGCATGGCACAGTGGCTGCCACGAGCCTCTGGACTGGAACTTCTTCGCCGCGCGCTG ATGATCAAGGTAGGAGCATTTCATCAAGAAACCAATCATCAGGTCGTGACCGTGAACGGAGCTCACAACAGTCCATCTCACGGAGGAGTTCTGGCTCAATTGGACCTAGACGGCATGACCGGGATGGTACAGCAAAGTCAAGAGGCTATGCCAGTTTTGGAAGGAGCAACCGGGACAGGGGGGGTGAGAAGGACTCTGAATCCCGTAATTGGGAGAGTAGGTTGGGTCCACCTGATGATCCCTTGTATGATGGCTTCAAGCCATTCAGCTCATGCAGACCTGAAAGGGACAGGCTTAATCATACTCGTTTGAAGGTAGATACATTGAATCAGGCGGTAGGAGAAAGTTTAGACAATGGTGTTCGTAGTGTATCAAGAAAGGTTTCTGGTGGTGTCTCCTTTGAGCGAGAATTTCCACACCTTGGTTCTGACGACAAGAATGGAAAGCAAGATGTAGGTAGAGTTCCATCTCCTGGAATTAGCACCCTGATTCAGAGTATGCCTTTGGGCACTGCACTTGATGGGCGGAGTTCAGTGCTAGCAGAAGTTCCTGTACTTAGTGGACCAACCAACTGCCCTGTTCCATCTTCTTTGTTACGCACTGGTTCCAGTAAGCAGATGGAAGTGCCAAACTGCGGGACTGCATTAAGTATGGCTGAAACAGTGATGCAAGCTCCGTTAAAAATCTCGACAACACCCCAG TTATCAATCGATACTCATAAGATTGAAGAAAGAACTATGAAGCAGTGCATCCTAAGACCTCGGACACCTTCTTCGAACAAAATTTCT GTATCAAGTTCTTCAGATAAGTTAAAATCCAAAGGTGCAAGAGCTGGAGATTCTAATGGCCCTGTCAAGGGTGCAACGCAACTGCCATTACAGCTTTCTGGCAGCTTTATTCGCGCTCCAGTAAAACATGAGCTTGTAAAGCCAACTCAATCAGGAAGCTTTCAAGTCCTTAGCCGTGAGCAGAATGGTACTGTAAATACTGCCAAAGAAAGTACTAGCAATCCTGCGAGCCCTGTTCTAGGCCGATCATATTCAGTAGAACCACTGAGAAAGCCTATTGTCAACCAAAAGCTAAAGGGTGTTGCTAATGGTCTCCCTTTACAACTGCAAGGATCATTTGGTGAGAGAAAATCAAGTGCGAAAGATAAGCATAAATTCTTTGAGTTGCTGCGCAGCAAATCATTGAATGGTTCGTGCACTTCTACTGTGTCTTCATCTACATTGCTTGATGAGCAAAACAACTCTTGTCTTGAATTGTTTGATTCTGGAGTCAAATGTATGGAACATGGAAGTAGTTCTTGTGAGGAAGCAAATTCTTGTGAGGGATCTCAGCAGCACCTTTCTGACAACGAGGAAATCAATCCACCATGGGAACCACATGATGTTTTTGATGAAGGAATGCAAGAGGTTCTGTCTGACAACAGGGATTTTAACTCTTCATCAGAAATTGCTGACACACAAGATGTATATATGAAGCCCCATACAAATAATGCTGGTTCCTCTCCGTCCATCATACCTGCAGAAATTTATGATGGCTCCATGGGGTCCAACTGTAGTGATGATGAAACTGTTATGTTGTTTGAACCCATTGGAACAGGGGAAGAGGAATCCTATCCTGCTCAAGACAGACCTAGTCCAGAGGAGATGGCTTTCTTGGTTTCTCTTGGCTGGAAAGAGGATGAAATAGTTCCACCTCTGAAACAGGAAGAAATTGCTGATTGTGTAAGTGTTTCTTATGTTTTGCTAATTTCAGCaataattttttattctcttcCCATACACAATTTACATGTTTAG
- the LOC127769649 gene encoding uncharacterized protein LOC127769649 isoform X2 — MDRGEPSLKPEWLVRGHGTVAATSLWTGTSSPRADDQGRSISSRNQSSGRDRERSSQQSISRRSSGSIGPRRHDRDGTAKSRGYASFGRSNRDRGGEKDSESRNWESRLGPPDDPLYDGFKPFSSCRPERDRLNHTRLKVDTLNQAVGESLDNGVRSVSRKVSGGVSFEREFPHLGSDDKNGKQDVGRVPSPGISTLIQSMPLGTALDGRSSVLAEVPVLSGPTNCPVPSSLLRTGSSKQMEVPNCGTALSMAETVMQAPLKISTTPQLSIDTHKIEERTMKQCILRPRTPSSNKISVSSSSDKLKSKGARAGDSNGPVKGATQLPLQLSGSFIRAPVKHELVKPTQSGSFQVLSREQNGTVNTAKESTSNPASPVLGRSYSVEPLRKPIVNQKLKGVANGLPLQLQGSFGERKSSAKDKHKFFELLRSKSLNGSCTSTVSSSTLLDEQNNSCLELFDSGVKCMEHGSSSCEEANSCEGSQQHLSDNEEINPPWEPHDVFDEGMQEVLSDNRDFNSSSEIADTQDVYMKPHTNNAGSSPSIIPAEIYDGSMGSNCSDDETVMLFEPIGTGEEESYPAQDRPSPEEMAFLVSLGWKEDEIVPPLKQEEIADCLRHNVRLQQKLEECRG, encoded by the exons ATGGACCGAGGTGAGCCCTCGCTGAAGCCAGAATGGCTGGTGCGGGGGCATGGCACAGTGGCTGCCACGAGCCTCTGGACTGGAACTTCTTCGCCGCGCGCTG ATGATCAAGGTAGGAGCATTTCATCAAGAAACCAATCATCAGGTCGTGACCGTGAACGGAGCTCACAACAGTCCATCTCACGGAGGAGTTCTGGCTCAATTGGACCTAGACGGCATGACCGGGATGGTACAGCAAAGTCAAGAGGCTATGCCAGTTTTGGAAGGAGCAACCGGGACAGGGGGGGTGAGAAGGACTCTGAATCCCGTAATTGGGAGAGTAGGTTGGGTCCACCTGATGATCCCTTGTATGATGGCTTCAAGCCATTCAGCTCATGCAGACCTGAAAGGGACAGGCTTAATCATACTCGTTTGAAGGTAGATACATTGAATCAGGCGGTAGGAGAAAGTTTAGACAATGGTGTTCGTAGTGTATCAAGAAAGGTTTCTGGTGGTGTCTCCTTTGAGCGAGAATTTCCACACCTTGGTTCTGACGACAAGAATGGAAAGCAAGATGTAGGTAGAGTTCCATCTCCTGGAATTAGCACCCTGATTCAGAGTATGCCTTTGGGCACTGCACTTGATGGGCGGAGTTCAGTGCTAGCAGAAGTTCCTGTACTTAGTGGACCAACCAACTGCCCTGTTCCATCTTCTTTGTTACGCACTGGTTCCAGTAAGCAGATGGAAGTGCCAAACTGCGGGACTGCATTAAGTATGGCTGAAACAGTGATGCAAGCTCCGTTAAAAATCTCGACAACACCCCAG TTATCAATCGATACTCATAAGATTGAAGAAAGAACTATGAAGCAGTGCATCCTAAGACCTCGGACACCTTCTTCGAACAAAATTTCT GTATCAAGTTCTTCAGATAAGTTAAAATCCAAAGGTGCAAGAGCTGGAGATTCTAATGGCCCTGTCAAGGGTGCAACGCAACTGCCATTACAGCTTTCTGGCAGCTTTATTCGCGCTCCAGTAAAACATGAGCTTGTAAAGCCAACTCAATCAGGAAGCTTTCAAGTCCTTAGCCGTGAGCAGAATGGTACTGTAAATACTGCCAAAGAAAGTACTAGCAATCCTGCGAGCCCTGTTCTAGGCCGATCATATTCAGTAGAACCACTGAGAAAGCCTATTGTCAACCAAAAGCTAAAGGGTGTTGCTAATGGTCTCCCTTTACAACTGCAAGGATCATTTGGTGAGAGAAAATCAAGTGCGAAAGATAAGCATAAATTCTTTGAGTTGCTGCGCAGCAAATCATTGAATGGTTCGTGCACTTCTACTGTGTCTTCATCTACATTGCTTGATGAGCAAAACAACTCTTGTCTTGAATTGTTTGATTCTGGAGTCAAATGTATGGAACATGGAAGTAGTTCTTGTGAGGAAGCAAATTCTTGTGAGGGATCTCAGCAGCACCTTTCTGACAACGAGGAAATCAATCCACCATGGGAACCACATGATGTTTTTGATGAAGGAATGCAAGAGGTTCTGTCTGACAACAGGGATTTTAACTCTTCATCAGAAATTGCTGACACACAAGATGTATATATGAAGCCCCATACAAATAATGCTGGTTCCTCTCCGTCCATCATACCTGCAGAAATTTATGATGGCTCCATGGGGTCCAACTGTAGTGATGATGAAACTGTTATGTTGTTTGAACCCATTGGAACAGGGGAAGAGGAATCCTATCCTGCTCAAGACAGACCTAGTCCAGAGGAGATGGCTTTCTTGGTTTCTCTTGGCTGGAAAGAGGATGAAATAGTTCCACCTCTGAAACAGGAAGAAATTGCTGATTGT TTACGTCACAATGTGAGGCTGCAGCAGAAGCTTGAGGAGTGTAGGGGTTAA
- the LOC127769651 gene encoding aspartic proteinase nepenthesin-1-like — protein sequence MEARVLVLVTMAIAAACWATGGVAAAATATAATTAATTTTTSRLKGLRVHLTHVDAHGNYSRHQLLRRAARRSHHRMSRLVARATGVPMTSSKAAGGGDLQVPVHAGNGEFLMDVSIGTPALAYSAIVDTGSDLVWTQCKPCVDCFKQSTPVFDPSSSSTYATVPCSSASCSDLPTSKCTSASKCGYTYTYGDSSSTQGVLATETFTLAKSKLPGVVFGCGDTNEGDGFSQGAGLVGLGRGPLSLVSQLGLDKFSYCLTSLDDTNNSPLLLGSLAGISEASAAASSVQTTPLIKNPSQPSFYYVSLKAITVGSTRISLPSSAFAVQDDGTGGVIVDSGTSITYLEVQGYRALKKAFAAQMALPAADGSGVGLDLCFRAPAKGVDQVEVPRLVFHFDGGADLDLPAENYMVLDGGSGALCLTVMGSRGLSIIGNFQQQNFQFVYDVGHDTLSFAPVQCNKL from the coding sequence ATGGAGGCGCGAGTGCTTGTGTTGGTGACCATGGCGATCGCCGCCGCGTGCTGGGCcaccggcggcgtggccgcggcggcgacggcgacggcggcgacgacggcggcgacgacgacgacgacgtcccgcCTCAAGGGCCTGCGCGTGCACCTGACGCACGTGGACGCGCACGGCAACTACTCGAGGCACCAGCtgctgcggcgggcggcgcggcggagccaCCACCGCATGTCGAGGCTGGTCGCGCGGGCCACCGGCGTGCCGATGACGTCGAgcaaggcggccggcggcggggacctGCAGGTGCCGGTGCACGCCGGGAACGGCGAGTTCCTGATGGACGTGTCCATCGGCACGCCGGCGCTGGCCTACTCCGCCATCGTGGACACCGGCAGCGACCTCGTGTGGACGCAGTGCAAGCCGTGCGTGGACTGCTTCAAGCAGTCGACGCCGGTGTTcgacccgtcgtcgtcgtccacctaCGCCACCGTGCCGTGCTCCAGCGCCTCCTGCAGCGACCTCCCCACCTCGAAGTGCACGTCGGCGTCCAAGTGCGGCTACACCTACACCTACGGCGACTCCTCGTCGACGCAGGGCGTCCTCGCCACGGAGACGTTCACGCTGGCCAAGTCGAAGCTCCCGGGCGTCGTCTTCGGCTGCGGCGACACCAACGAGGGCGACGGGTTCTCCCAGGGCGCCGGGCTCGTCGGCCTCGGCCGCGGCCCGCTCTCGCTGGTGTCCCAGCTCGGCCTGGACAAGTTCTCCTACTGCCTCACCTCCCTCGACGACACCAACAACAGCCCGCTCCTCCTCGGCTCCCTCGCCGGCATCTCcgaggcctccgccgccgcgtcgtcggtgCAAACCACGCCTCTGATCAAGAACCCGAGCCAGCCATCCTTCTACTACGTGTCCCTCAAGGCCATCACCGTCGGGTCGACGCGGATCAGCCTCCCGAGCTCGGCGTTCGCCGTCCAGGACGACGGCACGGGCGGCGTCATCGTGGACTCCGGCACGTCGATCACCTACCTGGAGGTGCAGGGGTACCGCGCCCTGAAGAAGGCGTTCGCGGCGCAGatggcgctgccggcggcggacgggTCGGGCGTCGGGCTCGACCTGTGCTTCCGGGCGCCGGCCAAGGGCGTGGACCAGGTGGAGGTGCCGAGGCTGGTGTTCCacttcgacggcggcgccgacctgGACCTGCCGGCGGAGAACTACATGGTGCTCGACGGCGGCTCCGGCGCGCTGTGCCTCACGGTGATGGGCTCCCGGGGGCTCTCCATCATCGGCAACTTCCAGCAGCAGAATTTCCAGTTCGTGTACGACGTCGGCCACGACACGCTCTCCTTCGCGCCCGTGCAGTGCAACAAGTTGTGA
- the LOC127769650 gene encoding aspartyl protease 37, which yields MNAVVLLLLLALAALPASCAPPRSFRLELASVDASAADAANLTEHELLRRAIQRSRYRLAGIGMARGEAASARKAVVAETPIMPAGGEYLVKLGIGTPPYKFTAAIDTASDLIWTQCQPCTGCYHQVDPMFNPRVSSTYAALPCSSDTCDELDVHRCGHDDDESCQYTYTYSGNATTEGTLAVDKLVIGEDAFRGVAFGCSTSSTGGAPPPQASGVVGLGRGPLSLVSQLSVRRFAYCLPPPASRIPGKLVLGADADAARNATNRIAVPMRRDPRYPSYYYLNLDGLLIGDRTMSLPPTTTTTATATAPAPAPTPSPNATAVAVGDANRYGMIIDIASTITFLEASLYDELVNDLEVEIRLPRGTGSSLGLDLCFILPDGVAFDRVYVPAVALAFDGRWLRLDKARLFAEDRESGMMCLMVGRAEAGSVSILGNFQQQNMQVLYNLRRGRVTFVQSPCGALR from the coding sequence ATGAACGCCGTcgtgttgctgctgctcctcgcgctcgccgccctcCCGGCGTCGTGCGCGCCGCCGAGATCCTTCCGCCTCGAACTCGCCAGCGTCGACGCCTCGGCAGCCGACGCCGCCAACCTCACGGAGCATGAGCTCCTGCGGCGCGCCATCCAGCGCAGCCGGTACCGGTTGGCCGGCATCGgcatggcgcgcggcgaggcggccagcGCGCGCAAGGCCGTCGTGGCCGAGACGCCCATcatgccggccggcggcgagtacCTGGTGAAGCTCGGCATCGGCACGCCGCCGTACAAGTTCACGGCGGCCATCGACACCGCCAGCGACCTCATCTGGACGCAGTGCCAGCCCTGCACCGGCTGCTACCACCAGGTCGACCCCATGTTCAACCCCAGGGTGTCCTCCACCTACGCCGCGCTGCCGTGCAGCAGCGACACGTGCGATGAGCTGGACGTGCACCGGTgcggccacgacgacgacgagtcgtGCCAGTACACCTACACGTACAGCGGCAACGCCACGACGGAGGGCACCCTGGCCGTCGACAAGCTGGTCATCGGCGAGGACGCGTTCCGCGGCGTCGCCTTCGGCTGCAGCACCTCCAGCACCGGCGGCGCCCCGCCACCGCAGGCGTCCGGTGTGGTCGGCCTCGGCCGCGGCCCACTCTCGCTGGTGTCCCAGCTCTCTGTGCGGAGGTTCGCCTACTGCCTGcccccgccggcgtcgaggaTCCCCGGGAAGCTCGtcctcggcgccgacgccgacgccgcccgcaACGCCACCAACCGGATCGCCGTCCCGATGAGACGGGACCCGCGGTACCCGTCCTACTACTACCTCAACCTCGACGGCCTGCTCATCGGCGACAGGACGATGTCCCtgccgccaacgacgacgacgacggcgacggcgacggcgccggcgccggcgccgacgccctccCCGAACGCGACGGCGGTCGCCGTGGGCGACGCGAACAGGTACGGAATGATCATCGACATCGCGTCGACGATCACGTTCCTGGAGGCATCGCTGTACGACGAGCTGGTGAACGACCTGGAGGTGGAGATCCGGCTGCCGCGCGGGACGGGGTCAAGCCTGGGCCTCGACCTGTGCTTCATCCTGCCCGACGGCGTGGCGTTCGACCGGGTGTAcgtgccggcggtggcgctggcgtTCGACGGGAGGTGGCTCCGGCTGGACAAGGCGCGGCTGTTCGCGGAGGACAGGGAGAGCGGGATGATGTGCCTGATGGtggggagggcggaggcgggcAGCGTCTCCATCCTCGGCAACTTCCAGCAGCAGAACATGCAGGTGCTCTACAACCTTCGCCGCGGCAGGGTCACCTTCGTCCAGTCCCCCTGCGGCGCCCTGCGATGA
- the LOC127769652 gene encoding gamma-glutamylcyclotransferase 2-3, producing MAMWVFGYGSLVWNPGFAHDARLVGFVRDYRRVFYQGSTDHRGTPEFPGRTVTLEHQPGATCWGVAYKISTEQDKQTALEHLEVREKQYDEKIYLDLYTDSSPKTPAVKNVMVYLATTNKQSNQNYLGPAPLEEMAKQIYLAEGPSGPNKEYLFKLEDALNKIGVVDPHVQDLANAVRKYPDTAVSC from the exons ATGGCGATGTGGGTGTTCGGGTACGGGTCCCTGGTCTGGAACCCCGGCTTCGCGCACGACGCCCGCCTCGTCGGCTTCGTCAGGGACTACCGCCGCGTCTTCTACCAGG GGAGCACGGACCACAGGGGCACGCCGGAGTTCCCCGGGAGGACCGTCACGCTCGAGCACCAGCCCGGCGCCACATGC TGGGGTGTTGCTTACAAAATTTCAACGGAACAAGATAAGCAGACAGCTCTGGAG CATCTGGAAGTAAGAGAGAAGCAATATGATGAGAAGATTTACCTTGATTTGTATACG GACTCCTCACCAAAAACACCAGCCGTCAAAAATGTGATGGT ATACTTAGCCACAACAAACAAGCAGAGCAACCAAAACTACCTTGGTCCTGCACCGCTGGAAGAAATGGCCAA GCAAATTTACCTAGCTGAAGGCCCATCTGGACCTAACAAAGAGTACCTGTTCAAACTTGAGGATGCATTGAACAAAATAG GAGTTGTTGATCCACATGTCCAGGATCTGGCAAATGCTGTGCGCAAGTATCCAGACACTGCGGTATCTTGCTGA
- the LOC127772061 gene encoding F-box protein FBW2-like → MNITQSVHIVIFSSVFFCYSGKLLNVLQIPMSEISDQAVKKYAECLPALRVLDISNCLKISSSGIEALGRHCKLLVQLKRNMPPPDVPHGYNAVPNVVNDEALAIANTMPVLEHLELAYGLFSDTGLGAILTRCPRLQTLDILGCWNVRLEGDIEERCCALESFREPWEPMYSDCSSTGSDNDDDDEDNDSDN, encoded by the coding sequence ATGAACATCACTCAATCGGTCCATATAGTGatattttcttctgtttttttctgTTACAGTGGGAAGTTGCTAAATGTGCTCCAAATCCCAATGAGCGAGATTTCTGATCAAGCTGTGAAGAAGTACGCCGAATGCCTTCCTGCGCTGAGAGTGCTGGACATCAGCAACTGCCTTAAGATCTCATCGAGTGGCATCGAAGCGCTAGGCCGACACTGCAAGCTGCTCGTTCAGCTGAAGAGGAACATGCCTCCTCCAGATGTTCCCCATGGTTACAATGCGGTGCCTAATGTGGTCAACGACGAGGCCTTGGCAATCGCGAACACCATGCCCGTGCTCGAGCATCTCGAGCTTGCCTATGGCTTGTTCAGCGATACCGGACTTGGTGCCATCCTCACCAGGTGCCCTCGGCTGCAAACGCTTGACATACTTGGCTGCTGGAATGTTAGGCTTGAAGGTGATATTGAGGAGAGATGCTGTGCCCTGGAGTCATTCAGGGAGCCATGGGAGCCTATGTACAGTGACTGCTCAAGTACCGGAAGCGAcaatgacgatgatgatgaagacAATGATAGTGATAATTAA
- the LOC127771545 gene encoding mitochondrial phosphate carrier protein 3, mitochondrial-like isoform X2, whose product MAVVSESSRKALLPSFLYAAPAASSSPSFAAAAAVGVRGVPAPSLAGPAVWARSPREPAGKIEMYSPAFYAACTAGGIASCGLTHMTVTPLDLVKCNMQIDPAKYKSISSGFGVLLKEQGARGFFRGWVPTLLGYSAQGACKFGFYEFFKKYYSDIAGPEYAAKYKTLIYLAGSASAEVIADIALCPMEAVKVRVQTQPGFARGLSDGLPKFVKAEGYAGLYKGIVPLWGRQIPYTMMKFASFETVVEMIYKYAIPAPKSECSKPLQLGVSFAGGYIAGVFCAIVSHPADNLVSFLNNAKGATVGDAVNKLGMWGLFTRGLPLRIVMIGTLTGAQWGLYDAFKVMVGLPTTGGVAPTPAK is encoded by the exons atggccgtcgtcTCCGAGAGCTCGCGCAAGGCGCTGCTGCCCAGCTTCCTCTACGCGGCCcctgccgcctcctcgtcgccgtcgttcgcggccgccgcagccgtggGTGTACGTGGGGTCCCCGCGCCGTCGCTGGCGGGGCCGGCGGTGTGGGCGCGCTCGCCGAGAGAGCCGGCGGGGAAGATTGAGATGTACTCGCCGGCCTTCTACGCCGCGTGCACGGCCGGCGGCATCGCCAGCTGCGGGCTCACGCACATGACCGTCACGCCGCTCGATCTCGTCAAGTGCAACATGCAG ATTGATCCAGCCAAGTACAAGAGTATCTCATCTGGGTTCGGTGTTCTCTTGAAAGAGCAAGGAGCAAGAGGTTTCTTCAGAGGATGGGTGCCCACACTGCTTGGTTACAGTGCTCAGGGCGCGTGCAAGTTTGGtttctatgaattttttaagAAGTACTATTCGGACATTGCTGGGCCTGAGTATGCAGCTAAGTACAAGACATTAATTTATTTGGCTGGATCTGCTTCTGCTGAAGTAATTGCAGATATTGCACTCTGCCCCATGGAGGCTGTGAAGGTTCGTGTGCAGACACAACCTGGCTTTGCGAGAGGTTTATCTGATGGTCTTCCAAAGTTTGTCAAGGCAGAAGGCTATGCTGG ATTGTATAAAGGGATTGTTCCACTCTGGGGGCGACAAATTCCTT ATACTATGATGAAGTTTGCGTCTTTTGAAACCGTTGTTGAGATGATATACAAATATGCAATCCCTGCCCCCAAGAGTGAGTGCAGCAAACCACTGCAGCTCGGTGTGAGCTTTGCAGGTGGTTACATTGCAGGGGTGTTCTGTGCAATAGTTTCACACCCTGCGGACAATCTTGTGTCTTTCCTCAACAATGCCAAGGGCGCAACAGTTGGCGAT GCTGTGAATAAGCTTGGTATGTGGGGTCTATTTACGCGTGGACTCCCTTTGCGTATCGTGATGATCGGTACTCTCACTGGAGCGCAGTGGGGACTCTATGACGCTTTCAAAGTGATGGTTGGACT GCCAACTACTGGTGGAGTTGCTCCAACACCAGCCAAGTGA
- the LOC127771545 gene encoding mitochondrial phosphate carrier protein 3, mitochondrial-like isoform X1, giving the protein MAVVSESSRKALLPSFLYAAPAASSSPSFAAAAAVGVRGVPAPSLAGPAVWARSPREPAGKIEMYSPAFYAACTAGGIASCGLTHMTVTPLDLVKCNMQIDPAKYKSISSGFGVLLKEQGARGFFRGWVPTLLGYSAQGACKFGFYEFFKKYYSDIAGPEYAAKYKTLIYLAGSASAEVIADIALCPMEAVKVRVQTQPGFARGLSDGLPKFVKAEGYAGLYKGIVPLWGRQIPYTMMKFASFETVVEMIYKYAIPAPKSECSKPLQLGVSFAGGYIAGVFCAIVSHPADNLVSFLNNAKGATVGDAVNKLGMWGLFTRGLPLRIVMIGTLTGAQWGLYDAFKVMVGLPTTGGVAPTPAIGEEQLKA; this is encoded by the exons atggccgtcgtcTCCGAGAGCTCGCGCAAGGCGCTGCTGCCCAGCTTCCTCTACGCGGCCcctgccgcctcctcgtcgccgtcgttcgcggccgccgcagccgtggGTGTACGTGGGGTCCCCGCGCCGTCGCTGGCGGGGCCGGCGGTGTGGGCGCGCTCGCCGAGAGAGCCGGCGGGGAAGATTGAGATGTACTCGCCGGCCTTCTACGCCGCGTGCACGGCCGGCGGCATCGCCAGCTGCGGGCTCACGCACATGACCGTCACGCCGCTCGATCTCGTCAAGTGCAACATGCAG ATTGATCCAGCCAAGTACAAGAGTATCTCATCTGGGTTCGGTGTTCTCTTGAAAGAGCAAGGAGCAAGAGGTTTCTTCAGAGGATGGGTGCCCACACTGCTTGGTTACAGTGCTCAGGGCGCGTGCAAGTTTGGtttctatgaattttttaagAAGTACTATTCGGACATTGCTGGGCCTGAGTATGCAGCTAAGTACAAGACATTAATTTATTTGGCTGGATCTGCTTCTGCTGAAGTAATTGCAGATATTGCACTCTGCCCCATGGAGGCTGTGAAGGTTCGTGTGCAGACACAACCTGGCTTTGCGAGAGGTTTATCTGATGGTCTTCCAAAGTTTGTCAAGGCAGAAGGCTATGCTGG ATTGTATAAAGGGATTGTTCCACTCTGGGGGCGACAAATTCCTT ATACTATGATGAAGTTTGCGTCTTTTGAAACCGTTGTTGAGATGATATACAAATATGCAATCCCTGCCCCCAAGAGTGAGTGCAGCAAACCACTGCAGCTCGGTGTGAGCTTTGCAGGTGGTTACATTGCAGGGGTGTTCTGTGCAATAGTTTCACACCCTGCGGACAATCTTGTGTCTTTCCTCAACAATGCCAAGGGCGCAACAGTTGGCGAT GCTGTGAATAAGCTTGGTATGTGGGGTCTATTTACGCGTGGACTCCCTTTGCGTATCGTGATGATCGGTACTCTCACTGGAGCGCAGTGGGGACTCTATGACGCTTTCAAAGTGATGGTTGGACT GCCAACTACTGGTGGAGTTGCTCCAACACCAGCCATTGGTGAAGAGCAGCTGAAGGCCTGA